The following are from one region of the Silurus meridionalis isolate SWU-2019-XX chromosome 25, ASM1480568v1, whole genome shotgun sequence genome:
- the LOC124378823 gene encoding complement C1q-like protein 2, translating to MERIAFHVLITFLLMPEPSLLQETEMKGTSQDVCYEMKQLRELLYQQVAALSELKVKMEYMEKENTAQAAELMVVKKELESVKKQNAERPKVAFSAGLSPGQKGPFNVETTLIYSKVVSNIGGAYNPYTGVFTAPVKGVYYIRFTAAAYSSNNYNMGVHLYKNTEHLMHLGEYDKDGTARHVSSALVLNLEVGDVMYLRLLTNYALYDDAMLRNTFSGFLIFPF from the exons ATGGAGAGAATCGCGTTCCATGTTCTCATCACGTTTCTGCTGATGCCGGAGCCAAGCCTTCTGCAGGAAACAGAAATGAAGGGAACTTCTCAGGATGTATGCTATGAGATGAAGCAGCTCAGAGAGCTCCTGTATCAGCAAGTGGCCGCGTTATCCGAGCTCAAGGTCAAGATGGAATACATGGAGAAAGAGAACACAG CTCAGGCAGCTGAGCTGATGGTCGTGAAGAAGGAATTGGAAAGCGTGAAGAAACAAAACGCTG AGCGGCCGAAGGTGGCGTTCAGCGCCGGTTTATCTCCAGGACAGAAAGGACCTTTTAATGTTGAAACCACTCTGATCTACAGTAAAGTGGTCAGCAACATCGGAGGAGCTTATAACCCATACACAG GCGTGTTCACAGCTCCGGTTAAAGGCGTGTACTACATCCGATTCACAGCCGCTGCCTACAGCAGTAACAACTACAACATGGGTGTTCACTTGTACAAGAACACAGAGCACCTCATGCACTTGGGCGAGTATGATAAAGACGGAACTGCCAGACACGTGTCCAGCGCTCTGGTGCTCAACCTGGAGGTCGGAGACGTCATGTACCTCCGTCTCCTGACCAACTACGCCCTCTATGATGATGCTATGCTCCGTAACACCTTCAGCGGCTTCCTCATCTTCCCATTTTAA
- the LOC124378822 gene encoding complement C1q-like protein 2 — translation MLRMEKTVFYALALMLLLALVTSSQQESHSQENSEEEHDDVKQLQNIVYQQVAALTEIKVKMENMEKESTAQTGELVDVKKELESMKKQNNERPKVAFSAGLSPGQKGPFNVETTLIYSKVVSNIGGAYNPYTGVFTAPVKGVYYIRFTAAAYNTNSNNMGVHLYKNSDLLLHLGEAQSDGLLRHVSSGLVVELLAGDVMYLKLYTNYALYDDNLLRNTFSGFLLFTS, via the exons atgctgaggatggagaaaaCTGTGTTCTATGCACTGGCTCTGATGTTGCTTCTGGCCCTGGTGACGAGCAGTCAGCAGGAATCACATAGTCAGGAAAACTCTGAGGAGGAACACGATGATGTGAAGCAGCTCCAAAATATCGTGTATCAGCAGGTGGCTGCTTTAACCGAGATCAAGGTCAAGATGGAGAACATGGAGAAAGAGAGCACAG CTCAGACAGGAGAGCTGGTGGATGTGAAGAAGGAACTGGAGAGCatgaagaaacaaaacaatg AGCGGCCGAAGGTGGCGTTCAGCGCCGGTTTATCTCCAGGACAGAAAGGACCTTTTAATGTTGAAACCACTCTGATCTACAGTAAAGTGGTCAGCAACATCGGAGGAGCTTATAACCCATACACAG GCGTGTTCACAGCTCCGGTTAAAGGCGTGTACTACATCCGATTCACagccgctgcctacaacaccaACAGCAACAACATGGGTGTTCACTTGTACAAGAACAGTGACCTGCTCCTGCACCTAGGTGAGGCTCAAAGCGATGGCCTTCTCAGACACGTGTCCAGTGGCCTTGTGGTGGAGCTGCTCGCTGGAGACGTCATGTATCTGAAACTCTACACCAACTACGCCCTCTACGACGATAATCTGCTCCGCAACACCTTCAGCGGCTTCCTCCTCTTCACCTCTTAA
- the LOC124378821 gene encoding complement C1q-like protein 2, whose protein sequence is MERSMFQVIVLFLLLHVPSSLQDTDSQDLPGDVKKLQELVQQQTASLSELKLKVEKVEKENTVQTGELWGVKRDLESMKKENADQAAELLALKKELEIVKKESTERPKVAFSAGLPSGQKGPFAYETNLIYTKVVSNIGGAYDPLTGVFKAPVKGVYYIRFTGATYNTNRHNMGINLYKNSEMILHLGEGLGDGMLRHVSSGLVLELEVGDLMYTRLFANYALYDDHLLRNTFTGFLLYPS, encoded by the exons ATGGAAAGAAGCATGTTCCAGGTGATTGTCTTGTTTCTGCTGTTGCACGTGCCGAGCAGTCTGCAGGATACGGACTCTCAGGACCTCCCTGGTGATGTGAAGAAGCTCCAAGAGCTCGTGCAGCAGCAGACAGCCTCTCTCTCTGAGCTCAAGCTGAAGGTGGAGAAAGTTGAGAAAGAGAACACGG TTCAGACAGGCGAGCTGTGGGGCGTGAAGAGGGACCTGGAAAGCATGAAGAAAGAGAACGCTG ATCAGGCAGCCGAGCTGCTGGCCCTGAAGAAGGAACTGGAGATCGTGAAGAAAGAAAGCACTG AGCGTCCGAAGGTGGCGTTTAGTGCCGGATTACCTTCAGGACAGAAAGGACCGTTTGCCTATGAAACCAATCTGATCTACACTAAAGTCGTCAGCAACATCGGAGGAGCTTATGATCCGCTCACAG GTGTGTTTAAAGCCCCGGTTAAAGGCGTGTACTACATCCGCTTTACGGGTGCCACCTACAACACCAACAGACACAACATGGGCATTAACCTGTACAAAAACAGTGAGATGATCCTGCACTTGGGCGAGGGTCTTGGAGACGGCATGCTCAGACACGTGTCCAGTGGCCTGGTGCTCGAGCTGGAGGTCGGAGACCTCATGTACACCCGACTCTTCGCCAACTATGCCCTCTACGACGATCATCTTCTCCGGAACACCTTCACCGGCTTTCTCCTCTACCCCTCTTAA